In one Sphingomonas sanguinis genomic region, the following are encoded:
- the gcvH gene encoding glycine cleavage system protein GcvH, giving the protein MSRYFTEDHEWIDVDGDVGTVGISDYAQGALGDIVFVDVPEEGRELSKGDEAAVVESVKAASDVYAPVSGTVVEGNAQLADEPALVNSDPEGEGWFFKITLSDASELDGLMDEAAYAAFVAKL; this is encoded by the coding sequence ATGAGCCGCTATTTCACCGAAGATCATGAGTGGATCGACGTCGACGGTGATGTCGGCACGGTCGGCATCTCCGATTATGCGCAAGGAGCCCTGGGCGACATCGTGTTCGTCGACGTCCCCGAGGAAGGCCGCGAGCTGTCCAAGGGCGACGAGGCCGCCGTGGTCGAGTCGGTCAAGGCCGCCTCGGACGTCTATGCGCCGGTGTCGGGCACCGTGGTCGAGGGCAATGCCCAGCTGGCCGACGAGCCTGCGTTGGTGAACAGCGATCCGGAAGGCGAGGGCTGGTTCTTCAAGATCACGCTTTCGGACGCGTCTGAGCTGGACGGCCTCATGGACGAAGCCGCCTACGCCGCGTTCGTCGCCAAGCTCTAA
- the gcvT gene encoding glycine cleavage system aminomethyltransferase GcvT — protein MSDTADLNVEDAPEGQEIIQTLPLDAWHRARGGRMVPFAGYEMPVQYEGIMAEHLWTRESAGLFDVSHMGQVVFTGENGLGPVITALEKVLPGDITGLGDRKNRYSLLLNEEGGILDDLMVTKRTLDGAEELYMVVNGATKYDDIAYLLDFIPDDATLNLLDEQALLALQGPKAVDALSRIVPGVEALVFMTAADFTWNDVPLWISRSGYTGEDGYEISIPAEHAAAFADRLCEQAEVKPIGLGARDSLRLEAGLPLYGHDLDPETTPVMADLGFALAKKRREAADFLGAERILAERENGPAVKRVGLTVAGRQPVREGASVVAEDGSVIGRVTSGGFAPSMGAPIAMAYVPTALATPGTALKLLQRGKTHDATVTGMPFVPHRYVRSGAK, from the coding sequence GTGAGCGACACCGCAGACCTGAACGTAGAAGACGCCCCCGAGGGTCAGGAGATCATCCAGACGCTGCCGCTGGACGCATGGCATCGTGCGCGCGGTGGCCGTATGGTTCCGTTCGCCGGGTATGAAATGCCGGTCCAGTATGAAGGCATCATGGCCGAGCATCTCTGGACCCGTGAGTCGGCGGGCCTGTTCGACGTCAGCCATATGGGCCAGGTGGTCTTCACCGGCGAGAACGGTCTGGGCCCGGTCATCACCGCGCTGGAAAAGGTCCTGCCGGGCGACATTACGGGTCTGGGCGATCGTAAGAATCGCTATTCGCTGCTGCTGAACGAAGAGGGCGGCATCCTCGACGACCTGATGGTGACGAAGCGCACCCTAGATGGTGCCGAGGAACTCTACATGGTCGTCAACGGCGCGACCAAATATGACGACATTGCCTATCTGCTCGACTTCATCCCCGACGATGCGACGCTGAACCTGCTCGACGAGCAGGCACTGCTGGCGCTCCAGGGTCCCAAGGCGGTCGATGCGCTGTCGCGGATCGTGCCGGGCGTCGAGGCTTTGGTGTTCATGACCGCCGCCGACTTCACCTGGAACGACGTGCCGCTGTGGATCAGCCGCTCGGGCTATACCGGCGAGGACGGCTACGAGATTTCGATCCCGGCCGAGCATGCCGCCGCGTTCGCCGACCGCTTGTGCGAACAGGCGGAAGTGAAGCCGATTGGTCTGGGCGCCCGCGACTCGCTGCGTCTGGAGGCGGGACTGCCGCTCTACGGCCATGACCTCGACCCCGAGACGACGCCGGTGATGGCCGATCTGGGCTTCGCGCTCGCCAAGAAGCGTCGCGAGGCGGCCGACTTCCTGGGGGCCGAGCGCATCCTGGCCGAGCGCGAGAACGGCCCCGCCGTCAAGCGCGTCGGCCTGACCGTCGCGGGCCGCCAGCCGGTGCGCGAAGGCGCGTCGGTGGTCGCCGAGGACGGATCGGTCATCGGTCGCGTGACCAGCGGCGGCTTTGCCCCCTCGATGGGCGCGCCGATCGCCATGGCCTATGTTCCGACCGCGCTGGCGACGCCCGGCACGGCCCTCAAACTGCTTCAACGCGGCAAGACCCATGACGCCACCGTCACAGGCATGCCGTTCGTCCCCCATCGTTACGTTCGTTCAGGAGCCAAGTGA
- a CDS encoding type II and III secretion system protein family protein has translation MLILAPLLLAPAPARSALPDPGDSTPASDGSGALEINTGRARLITLPRPMTDLFVADDSIADVQVRSPTQLYIFGKKPGETTVSATARGGAVVYAATVRVGNNLDSIGRMLKLAMPEAQIVPTPMNGLILLTGTIASPDDAAEAERLVQAYVGKDTRVISRLKTATPLQVNLQVRIAEVNRSFVKQIGVNLLNRDANSSGFVFGVASGRNPGSITDVTDATGRVTGTQYTFNPGAQRTTLGLGGRVLGMDLLSAIDLGETLGQVSTLANPNLTALSGETATFLAGGEIPIPLSSGFGAVSVEYKQYGVSLSYTPTVLSDGRISLRVRPEVSQLSSLGAVTISGTSIPALTTRRAETTLELGSGQSMMIGGLLSNSRDNSIEKTPWLGDLPLIGSLFRSNAFKRNETELVIIITPYLVKPVNAPSDIALPTDGMRSPNDAERVLLGRMGSIDRTPRPVPTMAPPVQGRPVAAGISTTPPAAAALPVRKTVPTPGFSE, from the coding sequence GTGCTGATACTGGCCCCGCTGCTCCTTGCGCCCGCCCCTGCCCGCTCCGCCCTGCCCGATCCGGGCGATTCGACCCCGGCCAGCGACGGCTCGGGCGCGCTGGAGATCAATACCGGGCGGGCGCGGCTGATTACGTTGCCCCGGCCAATGACCGACCTGTTCGTCGCCGACGACAGCATCGCCGATGTCCAGGTCCGCTCGCCCACCCAGCTCTATATCTTCGGCAAGAAACCCGGCGAGACGACGGTATCGGCGACCGCGCGCGGCGGCGCGGTCGTCTATGCCGCGACGGTCCGGGTCGGCAACAATCTCGATTCGATCGGGCGGATGCTGAAGCTGGCCATGCCCGAGGCGCAGATCGTGCCCACGCCGATGAACGGCCTGATCCTGCTGACCGGCACCATCGCCTCGCCCGACGACGCGGCCGAGGCCGAGCGGCTCGTCCAGGCCTATGTCGGCAAGGACACGCGCGTCATCAGCCGGCTGAAGACCGCGACCCCGCTTCAGGTCAATCTTCAAGTCCGTATCGCCGAGGTGAACCGCAGCTTCGTCAAGCAGATCGGCGTCAACCTGTTGAACCGGGACGCCAATTCCAGCGGCTTCGTGTTCGGCGTCGCCTCAGGGCGTAATCCCGGCTCGATCACCGACGTCACCGATGCCACCGGTCGGGTGACCGGCACGCAATATACCTTCAATCCCGGTGCGCAGCGCACGACGCTGGGCCTGGGCGGGCGCGTGCTGGGTATGGACCTGCTGAGCGCGATCGATCTGGGCGAGACGCTGGGTCAGGTGTCGACGCTGGCCAATCCCAATCTGACCGCGCTGTCCGGCGAAACCGCGACCTTCCTGGCGGGTGGCGAAATCCCCATTCCGCTTTCCAGCGGTTTCGGCGCGGTGTCGGTCGAATATAAGCAATATGGCGTCAGCCTGTCCTACACGCCGACGGTTTTGTCCGATGGCCGCATCTCCCTGCGCGTCCGGCCGGAAGTGTCGCAGCTTTCCTCGCTGGGCGCGGTCACGATCAGCGGCACCTCGATCCCCGCGCTGACCACCCGGCGGGCCGAGACGACCCTGGAGCTGGGGTCGGGGCAGAGCATGATGATCGGCGGACTGCTGTCCAACTCGCGCGACAATTCGATCGAAAAGACGCCGTGGCTGGGCGACCTGCCGCTGATCGGTTCGCTGTTCCGCTCCAACGCCTTCAAGCGTAACGAGACCGAACTGGTCATCATCATCACCCCCTATCTGGTGAAGCCGGTCAACGCGCCCTCCGACATCGCACTGCCCACCGACGGGATGCGTTCCCCGAACGATGCCGAGCGGGTGCTGCTGGGGCGTATGGGGAGCATCGATCGGACGCCGCGTCCCGTGCCGACCATGGCCCCGCCGGTACAGGGTCGCCCGGTGGCCGCCGGGATCTCCACCACGCCCCCCGCCGCGGCCGCCCTGCCCGTTCGCAAGACCGTGCCGACTCCCGGCTTTTCCGAATGA
- a CDS encoding alpha/beta fold hydrolase, whose protein sequence is MTDSLSLRRSFPAAATLSRWHAPDGWEHRRFDWVAEAPRGRLLFQTGRADVIEKYLEVFAHLVARGWSVTAFDWRGQGGSGRLLADPHVGHGVNFSILVEDLRAFWAGWRAEDSARGLPHILSGHSMGGHLALRAVVEGAVDPDALLLVAPMLGLRLPTGALLGAGIIGLMNALGRAERAIWEAKDGPGHHTRQRNLTHDAERFEDEGYWYAQAPELALGPPSWGWLASAMRSIRALSRDPRLDRVSVRSLMLVAEADRLVDPKAATAIAARIGARVERFGPEAAHELLREVDPVRLRALAAIDAFLDGVAG, encoded by the coding sequence ATGACCGATAGCCTGTCCCTTCGTCGGAGTTTTCCGGCCGCCGCCACGCTGTCGCGCTGGCACGCGCCCGATGGATGGGAGCATCGGCGCTTCGACTGGGTGGCGGAGGCGCCGCGCGGGCGGCTGTTGTTCCAGACCGGCCGGGCCGATGTGATCGAGAAATATCTGGAGGTCTTCGCCCATCTCGTCGCTCGGGGGTGGAGCGTCACCGCCTTCGACTGGCGCGGGCAGGGCGGATCGGGGCGGCTGCTCGCCGATCCCCATGTCGGTCATGGGGTCAATTTTTCGATCCTGGTAGAGGATCTGCGCGCGTTCTGGGCCGGGTGGCGCGCCGAGGATTCGGCGCGCGGCCTGCCCCATATCCTGTCGGGCCATTCGATGGGCGGGCATCTCGCCCTGCGCGCGGTGGTGGAGGGGGCGGTCGACCCGGATGCGCTCCTTCTCGTGGCGCCGATGCTGGGCCTGCGCCTGCCGACCGGCGCGCTGCTGGGGGCGGGGATCATCGGCCTGATGAACGCGCTGGGCCGGGCCGAGCGCGCCATCTGGGAAGCCAAAGACGGGCCGGGTCATCATACCCGCCAGCGCAACCTGACCCATGATGCCGAGCGGTTCGAGGATGAGGGCTATTGGTATGCGCAAGCGCCCGAACTGGCGCTGGGACCGCCGAGCTGGGGCTGGCTCGCCTCCGCGATGCGCTCGATCCGGGCGCTGAGCCGCGATCCCCGGCTGGACCGTGTGAGCGTCCGCTCGCTGATGCTGGTCGCCGAAGCCGACCGCCTGGTCGATCCCAAGGCCGCCACCGCCATCGCGGCCCGGATCGGCGCGCGGGTCGAGCGGTTCGGGCCAGAGGCGGCGCATGAGTTGCTGCGCGAAGTCGATCCGGTGCGGCTGCGCGCCTTGGCGGCGATCGATGCTTTTCTGGACGGGGTGGCGGGGTGA
- the rnhA gene encoding ribonuclease HI, with translation MTPVEIATDGACKGNPGPGGWGALIRAGTHEKELSGGEALTTNNRMELMAAIEALNALKRPCAVTLSTDSRYVMDGLTKWIHGWKRNGWRTADKKPVKNAELWQALLAAAERHQIEWKWVKGHAGHPDNERADKLASDAAETFRDK, from the coding sequence GTGACCCCCGTCGAGATCGCCACCGACGGCGCATGCAAGGGCAATCCCGGTCCAGGCGGCTGGGGCGCGCTGATCCGCGCAGGCACGCATGAAAAGGAATTGTCCGGCGGCGAGGCGCTGACCACCAACAACCGCATGGAACTGATGGCCGCGATCGAGGCGCTGAACGCGCTCAAGCGCCCCTGCGCCGTCACGCTGTCGACCGACAGCCGCTATGTGATGGACGGCCTGACCAAGTGGATTCACGGCTGGAAGCGCAACGGCTGGCGCACCGCGGACAAGAAGCCGGTCAAGAACGCCGAACTCTGGCAGGCCCTGCTCGCCGCCGCCGAGCGCCACCAGATCGAGTGGAAATGGGTGAAGGGCCATGCGGGCCACCCCGATAACGAACGTGCCGACAAGCTGGCGAGTGATGCTGCGGAGACGTTTCGAGACAAGTAA
- the cpaB gene encoding Flp pilus assembly protein CpaB codes for MDSRKVLLLVGALLIAGITALFARTVTSGSSVPAAEAVVAIAAPAPGTEILVATRTLPVGTIIEPTALKFQPWPKDMLAGAYYVKGQADIAKLQGTVLRYAITAGQPLTQGAVVSPGDRGFLAAALTPGMRAVTVPVSAQTAVAGFVFPGDRIDMVLTQDVAGGGDGPPLKVSETILRNIRVLATDQRTDNQASGDGKTPVQTFTTVTVEATPKMAEQLAVAQTVGTLSLSLRALAERPADLNAKGDPGAVAQPMADRASYVTGADVSRYQRRTVPGRQNSDAPDHGTIAMANGASGMTAGIGTAAQAMRGVADNAGVRVARGSASGSGAAPSAMPMGGGN; via the coding sequence ATGGACAGTCGCAAAGTGTTACTGCTGGTCGGGGCCCTGCTGATCGCGGGGATCACGGCCCTATTCGCCCGAACCGTCACATCGGGTAGCAGCGTTCCCGCCGCCGAGGCGGTCGTGGCGATCGCGGCGCCTGCGCCCGGAACCGAGATTCTGGTCGCCACCCGCACCCTGCCGGTCGGCACGATCATCGAGCCCACCGCACTGAAATTCCAACCCTGGCCCAAGGACATGCTGGCCGGTGCCTATTATGTGAAGGGTCAGGCCGACATCGCCAAATTGCAGGGCACCGTGCTGCGCTACGCGATCACCGCGGGCCAGCCGCTGACCCAGGGCGCGGTCGTCAGCCCCGGCGATCGCGGATTCCTGGCCGCCGCGCTGACGCCCGGCATGCGCGCCGTGACCGTGCCGGTGTCGGCGCAGACGGCGGTGGCGGGCTTCGTCTTTCCCGGCGACCGGATCGACATGGTCCTGACCCAGGATGTCGCGGGCGGCGGCGACGGCCCTCCGCTCAAGGTGTCGGAGACGATCCTGCGCAACATCCGCGTGTTGGCGACCGACCAGCGCACCGACAATCAGGCCTCCGGCGACGGCAAGACGCCGGTCCAGACCTTTACCACCGTGACGGTCGAGGCGACGCCGAAGATGGCCGAACAGCTCGCGGTCGCGCAGACCGTCGGCACGCTGTCGCTGTCGCTGCGCGCGCTGGCCGAGCGGCCCGCCGACCTGAATGCCAAGGGCGATCCGGGTGCCGTCGCGCAGCCGATGGCCGACCGCGCCTCCTATGTCACCGGGGCCGACGTGTCCCGCTATCAGCGGCGCACCGTGCCGGGTCGCCAGAATAGCGATGCCCCCGATCACGGGACGATCGCCATGGCGAACGGTGCGTCCGGGATGACCGCCGGGATCGGCACCGCCGCCCAGGCGATGCGCGGCGTGGCCGACAATGCGGGCGTCCGCGTCGCACGGGGCAGCGCCTCCGGCTCCGGGGCAGCGCCGAGCGCCATGCCGATGGGGGGTGGAAATTGA
- a CDS encoding NAD(P)/FAD-dependent oxidoreductase, which produces MAGASLAAAIGRRARVLLLEAEDMPGRHATGRSAAFWSETYGGPAVQPLTTASGPALREGGYLTPLGSLHVGREEDEARVERLLTDFDGSGVDLSRVDPAARIPGLRPEWVHGVWEPSCAYIDVAALHADYLAAAKASGTEIRTRGALLAAERRDGVWHLETRAGSFSAKLLVNAAGAWADAVAKLAGVAPIGITPYRRTMVQLRTDPPVPDGLPHVVDIAGRFYFKPEAGGRLWLTPHDETPSVPCDIAPEEWDVAVAIDRLEKVVDWRVEAVERRWAGLRSFAPDRAPVYGFDARMPGFFWCAGQGGFGIQTAPAASALAAALLLGEGPMPDGVDPECYCVRRFLTKSN; this is translated from the coding sequence ATGGCCGGGGCGAGTCTCGCCGCCGCGATCGGCCGGCGCGCGCGCGTTCTGCTGCTGGAGGCGGAGGACATGCCCGGCCGCCATGCGACGGGGCGTTCGGCGGCTTTCTGGTCGGAAACATATGGCGGCCCGGCAGTGCAACCACTGACCACCGCCTCGGGCCCTGCCCTGCGCGAAGGCGGCTATCTAACCCCGCTCGGCTCGCTGCACGTCGGCCGCGAGGAGGACGAGGCGCGGGTCGAGCGACTGCTCACGGATTTCGATGGGAGCGGGGTGGACCTGTCGCGCGTCGATCCGGCGGCGCGTATCCCCGGCCTTCGCCCCGAATGGGTACACGGCGTCTGGGAGCCGAGCTGCGCCTATATCGACGTCGCCGCGCTGCATGCGGATTATCTGGCGGCGGCAAAGGCGTCTGGCACGGAAATCCGGACCCGCGGGGCTTTGCTGGCGGCCGAGCGGCGCGATGGCGTCTGGCATCTGGAAACCCGCGCGGGATCGTTTTCGGCCAAATTACTGGTCAATGCAGCCGGTGCCTGGGCCGATGCCGTGGCAAAGCTCGCGGGTGTCGCGCCGATCGGCATCACCCCCTATCGCCGGACCATGGTGCAACTCCGCACCGATCCGCCCGTGCCGGATGGCCTCCCCCATGTCGTCGACATAGCGGGTCGTTTCTACTTCAAGCCCGAGGCGGGCGGGCGGCTCTGGCTGACCCCGCATGACGAGACGCCGAGCGTGCCCTGCGACATCGCGCCCGAGGAATGGGACGTGGCCGTTGCCATCGACCGGCTGGAAAAGGTCGTCGACTGGCGCGTCGAGGCGGTCGAGCGCCGCTGGGCAGGGCTGCGCAGCTTCGCCCCCGACCGCGCGCCGGTATACGGCTTCGATGCACGCATGCCGGGCTTTTTCTGGTGCGCGGGGCAGGGCGGCTTCGGCATCCAGACCGCGCCTGCCGCGTCGGCCTTGGCGGCGGCGCTGCTGCTGGGCGAGGGGCCGATGCCGGACGGTGTGGACCCGGAATGCTATTGCGTGAGACGTTTTTTAACGAAAAGCAACTGA
- the ispH gene encoding 4-hydroxy-3-methylbut-2-enyl diphosphate reductase: MTDAPKPPLDLLIAAPRGFCAGVDRAIRIVELALEKHGAPVYVRHEIVHNKFVVDSLKAKGAIFVEELDEVPPHAHVVFSAHGVPKSVPADAESRGLEYFDATCPLVSKVHRQAERLVEMGRHIVFIGHAGHPEVIGTFGQVPQGSMSLVETVVDVEAFAPADPDNLAFLTQTTLSVDDTAATIAALQRRFPSIQGPRGEDICYATSNRQAAVKAIAAECDAVLVIGAPNSSNSLRLVEVAERAGKRAMLIQRAADLDWAFLDGVTTLGLTAGASAPELLVRELVDRLSERFTVSEREEETTRETIAFKLPRGLEAAA, from the coding sequence ATGACTGACGCCCCGAAGCCGCCGCTCGACCTGTTGATCGCCGCCCCGCGCGGTTTCTGTGCAGGCGTCGACCGCGCCATCCGCATCGTCGAGTTGGCGCTCGAAAAGCACGGCGCGCCCGTCTATGTCCGGCACGAGATCGTCCACAACAAGTTCGTCGTGGACAGCCTGAAGGCCAAGGGCGCGATCTTCGTCGAGGAACTGGACGAGGTGCCGCCCCACGCGCACGTCGTCTTCTCCGCGCATGGCGTCCCGAAGTCGGTTCCCGCCGATGCCGAGAGCCGTGGCCTGGAATATTTCGACGCCACCTGCCCGCTCGTCTCCAAGGTCCATCGCCAGGCCGAGCGGCTGGTCGAAATGGGCCGCCACATCGTCTTCATCGGCCATGCCGGACACCCCGAGGTCATCGGCACCTTCGGCCAGGTGCCGCAAGGCTCGATGTCGCTGGTCGAGACGGTCGTGGATGTCGAGGCCTTCGCACCCGCCGACCCCGACAATCTCGCATTCCTGACCCAGACCACCTTGTCGGTCGACGACACCGCCGCGACCATCGCGGCGTTGCAGCGCCGCTTCCCCTCGATCCAGGGGCCGCGCGGCGAGGATATCTGCTACGCCACGTCCAACCGTCAGGCCGCCGTCAAGGCGATCGCCGCCGAGTGCGACGCGGTGCTGGTGATCGGCGCGCCCAACTCCTCCAACTCGCTGCGTCTGGTCGAAGTGGCCGAGCGGGCGGGCAAGCGCGCGATGCTGATCCAGCGCGCCGCCGATCTTGACTGGGCGTTCCTGGACGGGGTGACGACTTTGGGCCTGACCGCCGGGGCCTCCGCGCCCGAACTGCTGGTGCGCGAACTGGTCGATCGCCTGTCGGAGCGTTTCACCGTCAGCGAGCGCGAGGAAGAGACGACCCGCGAGACGATCGCCTTCAAGCTGCCGCGCGGGCTGGAAGCGGCCGCCTGA
- the gcvPA gene encoding aminomethyl-transferring glycine dehydrogenase subunit GcvPA: MRYLPLTSSDRAEMLSVIGAGSVDDLFVDVPESARLSGPIAGLPNHASELAVERHMTALARKNMVAGDVPFFLGCGAYRHHVPASVDHLIQRGEFLTAYTPYQPEIAQGTLQMLFEFQTQVARLLGTDVANASMYDGSTACWEAIGMARRITKKSKAILSSGLHPHYVSVAKTMAKYTGDTLETGTPVLTAETDIDQMIAAIDADTSCVVVQYPDILGRIADLTPLAEACHAKKALLIAVVTEPVALGAVRSPGEMDADIVVGEGQSLGVGLQFGGPYVGLMGCKDKYIRQMPGRFCGETVDADGKRGFVLTLSTREQHIRREKATSNICTNSGLCALAFSIHMTLLGEAGLRRMAGINHANACRAADRLAKVPGVKLVNDVFFNEFTLDLGREARPIVRTLADRGVLAGVSLGRLYPGEDALANGLVVAVTETVTAEDIETLAKALEEVLA, encoded by the coding sequence ATGCGCTACCTGCCCCTTACCTCTTCCGACCGGGCCGAGATGCTCTCGGTCATCGGTGCTGGATCGGTCGACGACCTGTTCGTCGACGTCCCTGAATCCGCCCGCCTGTCCGGCCCCATCGCGGGGTTGCCCAACCACGCGTCCGAACTGGCGGTCGAGCGGCACATGACCGCGCTGGCCCGCAAGAACATGGTCGCGGGCGACGTGCCCTTCTTCCTGGGCTGCGGCGCGTATCGCCATCATGTCCCCGCCAGCGTCGATCATCTAATCCAGCGTGGCGAGTTCCTGACCGCCTACACGCCCTATCAGCCGGAAATCGCGCAGGGCACGCTGCAGATGCTGTTCGAGTTCCAGACGCAGGTCGCGCGTCTGCTCGGCACCGATGTCGCCAACGCCTCCATGTATGACGGCTCGACCGCCTGCTGGGAAGCGATCGGCATGGCGCGGCGCATCACCAAGAAGTCCAAGGCGATCCTGTCGTCGGGCCTGCACCCTCATTATGTCTCGGTCGCCAAGACGATGGCGAAGTACACCGGCGACACGTTGGAGACCGGCACGCCCGTCCTGACCGCCGAGACCGATATCGACCAGATGATCGCGGCGATCGACGCCGACACGTCCTGCGTCGTCGTCCAGTATCCGGACATTCTCGGCCGCATCGCCGACCTGACCCCGCTGGCCGAGGCCTGCCACGCCAAGAAGGCGCTGCTGATCGCCGTCGTGACCGAGCCGGTCGCGCTGGGCGCTGTCCGTTCGCCGGGCGAGATGGACGCCGATATCGTCGTGGGCGAAGGCCAGTCGCTGGGCGTCGGGCTTCAGTTCGGTGGTCCTTACGTGGGCCTGATGGGCTGCAAGGACAAGTATATCCGCCAGATGCCGGGCCGCTTCTGTGGCGAGACGGTGGACGCGGACGGCAAGCGCGGGTTCGTGCTGACGCTGTCGACCCGCGAGCAGCATATCCGCCGCGAAAAGGCGACGTCGAACATCTGCACCAATTCGGGGCTGTGTGCGCTCGCCTTCTCGATCCACATGACGCTGCTGGGCGAGGCGGGTCTGCGTCGCATGGCGGGGATCAACCATGCGAACGCCTGCCGCGCGGCGGACCGTCTGGCCAAGGTGCCCGGCGTCAAGCTGGTCAACGATGTGTTCTTCAACGAGTTCACGCTGGACCTGGGCCGCGAGGCGCGTCCGATCGTGCGGACGCTCGCCGATCGCGGCGTGCTGGCGGGCGTGTCGCTCGGACGGCTCTATCCGGGTGAGGACGCCCTCGCGAACGGATTGGTTGTGGCGGTCACCGAGACGGTGACGGCGGAGGATATCGAGACGCTTGCCAAGGCTCTCGAGGAGGTGCTGGCATGA
- the thrB gene encoding homoserine kinase gives MAVYTQVSAEALSAFLTRYDVGALISAKGIAEGVENSNYLVDTTTARFILTLYEKRVAAGDLPFFLALLDHLAAKGLPVPPAIKDRDGVEIQELAGRPACLIQFLTGVSLSHPTPAQALAAADALGAMHRAVQDFPQNRANSMGHASWRPLFAQCGRDLDRIEPGLHDAMGEALDAVLGGWEAQGLDTCVIHADLFPDNVLVLGDKVTGLIDFYFACTDFRVYDLAVMHSAWSFDASGDVYAPEIGEALVEGYQRHFPLTEAERAAFAKLAMGACLRFALSRAWDWLNTPADALVTRKDPLAYWRRYIAYRDGKAGL, from the coding sequence ATGGCCGTCTATACGCAGGTTTCGGCCGAGGCGCTCTCCGCGTTTCTGACACGCTATGACGTGGGTGCGCTGATCTCCGCCAAGGGGATCGCCGAGGGCGTCGAGAACAGCAATTATCTGGTCGACACCACGACCGCCCGGTTCATCTTGACGCTGTACGAAAAGCGCGTGGCGGCAGGCGACCTGCCCTTCTTCCTGGCGCTGCTCGACCATCTGGCGGCCAAGGGGCTGCCAGTGCCACCCGCGATCAAGGACCGGGACGGCGTGGAGATACAGGAGCTGGCTGGCCGCCCCGCCTGCCTGATCCAGTTCCTGACCGGCGTGTCGCTGTCGCACCCCACCCCGGCCCAGGCGCTGGCGGCGGCGGATGCGCTGGGGGCGATGCACCGGGCGGTGCAGGACTTTCCGCAGAACCGCGCCAATTCGATGGGCCATGCCAGCTGGCGGCCGCTGTTCGCGCAATGCGGGCGCGATCTCGACCGCATCGAGCCGGGTCTGCACGACGCTATGGGCGAGGCGCTCGACGCCGTGCTGGGCGGCTGGGAGGCGCAGGGCCTCGATACATGCGTCATCCATGCCGACCTGTTCCCCGATAATGTCCTGGTGCTGGGCGACAAGGTCACCGGGCTGATCGACTTCTATTTCGCCTGCACCGATTTTCGCGTCTATGACCTAGCCGTCATGCACTCCGCCTGGAGTTTCGACGCCAGCGGCGACGTGTACGCGCCCGAGATCGGCGAGGCGCTGGTCGAGGGCTATCAGCGCCACTTCCCGCTGACCGAGGCGGAGCGCGCGGCATTCGCGAAGCTGGCGATGGGGGCATGCCTGCGTTTCGCCCTGTCGCGGGCGTGGGACTGGCTCAACACCCCCGCCGACGCGCTGGTGACGCGCAAGGACCCGCTCGCCTATTGGCGGCGCTATATCGCCTATCGCGACGGAAAGGCCGGACTGTGA
- a CDS encoding A24 family peptidase: MEWTIMRIALLVALVLLLVSAGIEDARTREIADAKNIAIALLAPLWWWTSGLAVWPDMAVQIGIALAVFLLFAQAFRIGMMGGGDVKMIAAIALWLPLSSLFRMVLVMSIAGGAVTIAMLVDHRLRVRKQGDAAPAIEVPYGVAIAIAALVTLQEPLFNPFPSI, from the coding sequence ATGGAATGGACCATAATGCGTATCGCGCTGCTGGTGGCGCTCGTCCTGCTGCTGGTGTCGGCGGGGATCGAGGATGCGCGCACCCGCGAGATCGCCGACGCCAAGAATATCGCCATCGCGCTGCTCGCGCCGCTCTGGTGGTGGACAAGCGGCCTGGCGGTATGGCCCGACATGGCCGTGCAGATCGGCATCGCGCTGGCCGTGTTCCTGCTGTTCGCCCAGGCGTTTCGCATCGGCATGATGGGCGGCGGCGACGTGAAGATGATCGCAGCCATCGCGCTGTGGCTGCCGCTGTCGTCGCTGTTCCGCATGGTGCTGGTCATGTCGATCGCGGGCGGGGCGGTCACGATTGCGATGCTGGTCGACCACCGTCTGCGCGTCCGAAAACAGGGCGATGCGGCTCCGGCGATCGAGGTTCCCTACGGCGTCGCCATCGCGATCGCCGCGCTCGTTACCCTTCAGGAACCGTTATTTAACCCCTTTCCGTCTATTTAA